TTCCGGAGCGGTACACATAACTGAAAGTCTGCTTTTGTCTTCCATAGGGGCAAGTTCGGAAGGGATTAAAATTCCGATCCCGAGAATAATGCCTATGGAGACTATCATAATCAGGACTGCCAACCAGCGTCTTCGCAGAAATACAGTAAGGCTGCTGTTATATTTATTGATCAGGTTGTCGATCCAATGCTCCGTGCGGTTGAACAACCGCCCATGTGATTGGCTCCTTTTCAATAACCTGGAACTCATCATCGGGGTTAGAGTAAGGGAAACCAGGGCTGAAACCAGGATAGTCCCCGCCACCACCATTCCAAACTCCCGGAAGAGGCGCCCTGTGAGCCCCTGAAGAAAAATGACCGGCAGGAAAACCGCTGCCAGGGTGATGGTCGTAGAAATAATAGCAAAATAGATCTCTTTGGACCCTTTGTGCCCGGCTTCAATAGGGTTCATGCCGCTTTCCACTTTATGGTAGATGTTTTCCAGGACCACAATGGCGTCATCCACAACCAGGCCTGTTGCCAACACTATCCCCAGAAGGGTCAGGATATTGATGGAGAAGCCTGCGATATACATGATAAAAAAACCGCTGATCAGGGAGATGGGGATTGCGATGACCGGGATCAGGGTGGTCCGCCAGTTTCTGAGGAAAACAAAGATAACGAGCACCACCAGCCCGAAAGCGATTAATAGCGTATCGAACACTTCGGTGATGGCCTTACGGATAGTTGTAGTGGTATCGATGGCCAAACCGAGGGTGATGTCGGATGGCAGGTCAACTTTAATTTGTTCCAGGCGCTTGTAAAATTCATCGGCAATTGCGATCTGGTTGGCACCGGGTTGAGGCGTAACTGCCACGCCCACAATAGGAAGCCCGCCGTTGCCACGCATGATGGACCGCTCATTTTCAGCCACAAGCACAGCCTTACCGACATCTCGGAACCTGACCAGGGTGCCGCTGAATTCACTGATGATCATATCATTGAATTCTTCGGGAGTGGTAAGCCTTCCCTCGGTGCGGATGACCAATTCGGTGCGGTAACCTTCAATACGTCCGGATGGAAGCTCAACATTCTCGCGGTTCAGGGCATCCCGGATATCTACAGGAGTCAACTGATAGCTGGCCAACTTTGCCGGATCTATCATCAATTTGATAGCATATTTCTTTTCACCCCAGATCCTGATTTCGCTGACACCGGGAATAGTTTGAAGACGTTCCTTAAAGACATTGCTTGCGATATCTGAAAGCTCCATCAGGTTGCGGACATTGCTTTGAAGCATAAGCACGAGAATCGGACTGGCATCGGCATCTGATTTGGTGACCACCGGCGGGTCTGTATCAGGAGGAAGATTGCGGATGGCGCGGGATACCCTGTCGCGTACATCATTGGCGGCTGCTTCCATATCCACGCCCAGTTCAAATTCAACGGTGATATTGCTGCGGCCATCACTGCTGACAGAAGTAAGGGAACGGATACCCGCAATACCGTTGATCGATTCTTCCAGCGGTTCGGAAATCTGCGATTCGATGACATCGGAATTGGCTCCGATATAATTTGTCGACACCGTGACAACAGGTGGATCCACGCTTGGAAATTCCCGGACGCCTAAAAAAGTATAGCCAATACCGCCGAACAGGACCAGAAGGACAGAGATAACAGTGGCCAGGACGGGCCGGTTGATGCTTACTGATGAAATGTTCATGGTCGCACGTTTTGCAGGTTATTTAATTCCCGCAATCCGGGGTTTGACACTCATCTGGTCACGGAGCTGGAGAAGCCCGGAAATAATGACAGTATCCATAGGGTTGATACCATCGACAACCTGGACTTCGTTTTCAGTGCGAATGCCTGTCGTGACATAAACCGTTGCTGCTTTTCCATTCCGGCAGACGAAGACTTTTTCACCCCTGATATCAGGGATAAAAGCATCGGATGGTAAGACCAAAGCGTCAGGAATTTTTTCCAGGATGATATTTACTTTGGTAAAAGCGCCCGGTGTAAGGATCCCACCTGGATTCGGACACCGGGCCCTGACGGTAAATGATCTTGTTGAAGGGTCGATCCTTGGTTCAATGGCATAGATCAGCCCTTTGAAAACACTATCGCTCCCTGCGACGGTGAAGAGGATTTCCATGTTGGCAGTGACCCCGGCGATATATTTCTCCGGTACGCTGAATTCGATTTTTATCGGATCAGTCTGCTGCATACGGGCGATGAGCATAGACGAAGAGATGTAGCCTCCCGGACTTGCATAGCGAAGGCCAATCCTGCCGCTGAAAGGTGCGTAGATCCCTGTTTTTTCCAGTTGCGCCCTGGTCAGTTCAATCTCAGCCTGAATTACGCCGAGTTGACTCCTTGAGATGTCGAGTTCTTCCTGGCTGACGGCCTTCAACTCCAGTAGTTTTTCCTTTCGATAGACATCGTCCGTGGCGAGCTTTTCATCCAGTTGCAACTTTTTAAGCTGCGCCTGCAATTCATTGTCGTTGATCTTCACGAGAAGATCTCCTTTCCTGACCAGGGAGCCTTCCTGGAAATTGATCGAAATGATCCGTCCCGGAACTTCTGCCCTGATTTCAACTTCTTCGTTTGCAAGAATGTTGCCGGTAGAAAATATCTTGTTTTCCAGCTCGCGTGGTATGGCAACGACGGCATTTACCTCGACGGGCAGCAGTGCAGTATTTGTTAATCCTGCCTGCGGTTTTTTTTGCTGGCAACTGTTTATGGTGAGAATTAAAGCGGTTAGTAATAGAATGGCAGGTAACCTGAAGACGTTCCTCATGTGATGATATTTTTTCAGTTCTGTAGAATTTCTTTGGAGCCTGTAAAATTAGTCATAAGATGCCTCCGGCATCAGGGGTCATGAAACATAGCTTATTATTAAAAATTGCATTAATTTTTTATAAACCTTTTGACGACAACCTCTTGATTCGCTTCAAGTTTCAGAAAATATATGCCTTTAGGAAGATAGTCCAGATTCAATGAAATGTTCTCATTTCCATTAATCATTTTAACCTGATGAATGATCACCCTTCCCAGGGGATCGGCCAGCTCAATATTCATGGAAACGGGTTTTTTAAGCTTTAAGCTGATATTCAGATAATCCAATGCCGGATTCGGATAAATGACCGGCATATTTTCGAATACTTCTGATTCTGCAATTCCCAGAAAGATGATTTCACTTTCAAGGATCATCATATCAATACTTTCAGCTGACGGATGAACTTCATCCAGAACTATAGGTTGAGGGATGATAGATTTTCCGGGGATTTCAGCAAAGATTTCATAAGTTCCATAAGCAAGATTAGAAAAAAGAAAGGATCCATCGGTCGACGAATAGGTCATCACTGCTGTGCCCGGTTCAGCTGTCCTCAGGATAATAGGAATGTTGGCAGACTTTCCGTTGTCAATACTGCCGCTGATGCTGCCAGGCCCTTCCGGAGCATTGGTTACTAACACCAGGTTGATGTGAGCGTCGTCAGTACTTTGGACCAGGTTGATCACAGTAGCTTCTTCCCAGTGAAGGACATCACCGTAATAAGTTGGCAGATAATCACCGTAATATATTGAATTAGGGCTGGGTTCAGCCTTGACAATATAATGAGCGGAAGAAAGGCCGCTGAATTCATACCAGCCCTCCTCGCCTACCATTTCGGCATAGATATCCACTACTGTTCCTTCAAGCATTTTATAACCATAAGCGAAGCCGGTTTCTATAGGATTCTCACCGGCATAAACACGCCCGACAAGGTAATAATATCCTTCCAGTTCCACATCCAGGATTGAATAACCCGCAACTGCCGTGGTATCTTCAACAATCTTCGTCTGATAATCTTCTCTTATGAAATGGACATTATAACTGCCCTGTTCAAGTGGCAATTCATAATGGCCCTGGTCATTTGTATAAACATAGTGTTCTCCAACGATAACCTTGACTTCATTTATCGGCAAACCGGTGGCGGCATTCGTGACATACCCCTTGAATCCGGCCTGATCGGGATTCGTTACGTGCATCACATTATGGAGTAATATATGCGTGTATTCAGGTAAGTTTGAAACACATTTCAGTTCCTGTTCATAGGATCCATGTTCAAAACCTACGGAACTGTATGTGATCCAGATGGTTTCCTGTGAATTTGGAGGGAGGTAACCTGATGCCGGGTTTACTGAAACAATAAAATTCCTGTGAAGATCGAAGCGGACAGCCAGCTCTGAATGAAGGTATTCCTGATTATATAACACCTGTAAGCCCAATTCCGGGTTCCAGGACTGGAGTCCCGCAGTAGCGCTGATTGTTTCAAAATCTTCACTCATTTGCCTGTACCGGATCAGGATAGTACCATTGACCATCATGACAACCTGTGCTGTAATAAAAGATTCAGTACCCGGATAATGAACCATTTTAGTGAATTGAACGATGGTCTTCTCCTCAAAGTTTTTTAAATATACTCTTGTGATTGCCGTATCGATGGTAAGGTCATCCCAGAACCAGGCGATGAAATCAATATAATTGTTATTGGTCGGAATCGGGCCATTGGCATAGGGTATGATCTGATCATTGAAACTTATACAGCCGTTCGCGCTGATCCAGAAATGGTTCTTAGACTGTCCATAAAATGGAAATTCAAATGGAAATTCAAAAGGACCAACGACATTATCATCTCCAAGCCCTTCAATAATGTAGCCGGTTTCGGATATATCAGTCCATGCCCAATCAGGACCTCCAGGTTCTTCACTATCTATCCAGGTGTACCCATAATTATCCGGGCCGCCCTGATCCCGGGAAGTATATCCGGGGAAAGAAAATTCAACTGTATCTTCTGTGGCATTTTTCAGAAGAGTATGAACCTCTGCTGAATCGTTGATATTCAGGGTAGCTTCGCATGCCTGCGGATCAAAATAAAACGGCGACTGTGCATTGAGGTTAAAGGAAGCGATGATAAGGATAAAGGTGAGACTGAGGTTAAAGTAGAAGATTTTCATCATTGTCAGGATTAAAATTTGTTTACTGGAATAATTAATAATATGCACAAATATAATTATTTTCAAAGAGATATCAAGGAATACGGGAATCTCCTTCTACAATCCTATATTTGCTTCCATCAAATCAAATCTTATGATAAGGATGATATGCCCTATTTATTCTTTGCCTTTACGATTGTAAGGATAAAGACCAAGCCTATTAAGAAGAAGACCCCGATGGCCACCACACTATAACGCATACTGCCGGTAATCGCTTCGATCAGACCAAAACTGAACGTGCCGCCGGCAGTGGCAAGTTTTTCCATCACATCGAAAAAACTGAAAAAAGAGGTGTGATCTGTCGTCTCAGGAAGCATTTTAGAATAGGTGGAACGGGCAAGCGATTGGGTACCTCCCATTACGATGCCTATGAAGAAAGCGGTGATGACGAAACCGGCCGCATCAGTAATAAAGTAGGCGCCGACACAGATCAGGGTCCAGGCCGCCAGCGAGATCATCAATGCCGGGAGGTTGCCGATCCTGCCGGATAACCTGGCAAAAGACCATGCCCCGCCAATCCCGACCAATTGGATTAAAAGTACCGTAGGGATGAGGACATTATCATCCAGCCCGATCTGTTTTTTCCCAAAAGATGCAGCCATGAACATGACCGAAAGCAGCCCCATCATAAAGAAAAAATAACTCACCAGGTAATAGCTGAGGGTGCGTGATTTCCTGATATAGCGATAAACGGATTGCAGTTCCCTGTAACCATTTGACAAGACGCTTTCGCGGCCCTGTCTTTTCTTGTAAGTATACTTTGGAAGCCGGGTAAAAGTAATCTGGGAAAAACCAATCCACCAGAGGCTGACGGACAGGAACGAGATACGGGGCGGCAGGCTGGAATCGGCCGGTATGCCGAACCAACCCGGTTTCATGATCATCGCCAGGTTGAACAGCAATAAGATGACTCCCCCCAGGTAACCCATGGAATATCCCCGTGCGCTGATCCGGTCATGATCTTCCGGTTTAGCAATGACCGGGAGAAAAGAATTATAGAATACGATACTTCCGGCGTATCCGAATGTTCCCAGGCCAAAAGCAATCATACCTAATTCAATGGTATTTTTATCGAAAAAGAACAGGAGTCCACAGCCTAATGCACCAATCCAGGTGAAAACTTTCATGAATGTCTTCCTGCGTCCTGTATAATCTGCCATTGAAGACATAAGTGGGGAAAGGATGGCAAGAGGGATATATGCCGAAGCGATAGTCCATGAATATAGTACCGTGTTGATCACTTTCGCACCGAAAAAGGAAACAGTATAATTGTCCCCTATGTGGGTAACAGCAGCATAATAACTCGGTAAAATAGCGGAGGTGATGGTTAATTGATAGACGGAGTTGGACCAGTCATACATCACCCAGCCATGGATGACTCTTTTATCGCCTTGCACGATCGGCCGGATTTCTTTTCGTCGGATCATGGGATGGGGATTTGTGGTGTTATTGCTTATGAGATTCCGGAAACCGGTTGATCCTGAACCGGCTTTTGAATTCATTGATCATTTCCTCGGATTCGAGCGGGACTTTTTCAACCAGCACACTGCTGCTGTCAAGCCCGAAGGCTTTTACATCAGAAATGCCGATTCTCTTTATGATGTTATAGATATTCATAATGAATTGGTCAAAAGTGTGGAAATCAAAATCATAGTTTTGGATACGGTCGATCAGAACAAACCGGAAATCACCGGGTATATGATGTTTTCTGAGTGATTGATAATTGCTGGTGATATCTAACTCGCCGCTCTCTTTCAGATCCTCAATAACTTCTCGAAAGAAAAGATTTAATCTTGGTTGGACTTTAAATCCAACGACAAATTCCACACGTGTCAGTACATCAGGGATCAGATTATCTACTTTATACTCAAGTTTGAAAGGTTCTTCCACAATGTGCAGGTGCAACAGCCAGTAATGGTCAGCACGTTTCGGTTGCTTCTGGAATATGGAATATAGGATTTTTGATTCCACATCTGTTTTATAATCCGCCCTGGTTAGATAAACAAGGTTAGTAGCAATTTTAGGAACTGTGACATCGTTTCGGAGATCCTTCAATATATCGGTATAATTGATGATTTTCTTGAAAAAAAGAAATCTTTTTTTGAGTTGCCTCCCCCTGTACCAGGTGTACATGATAGAAAAGAGCAGGCAGGTGAGCAGCAGCGTAAACCAACCGCCATAGCTGAATTTGTGCAGGTTTGCCACAAGGAATGAACCTTCGATGGTCAGGTACATGACCAGGAAGCCAATAATCAGAATTTTGGGCCTGTGTATCTTCATCAGGTAGAAGACCATAAGCAGGGTGGTCATCAGCATGGTGATAGTGATGGCCAGGCCATATGCGGCCTCCATGTTGGAAGATTCCCTGAAATACAGGATGACAAAACAACAGGCAAAGAAAAGAAACCAGTTGATCATGGAAATATACATCTGTCCCCGGTATACAGAAGGATAAGTGATCTTGACCCTCGGCCAGAAATTCAATGAGATGGCTTCGCTGAGGATGGTGTATGACCCTGAGATCAGCGCCTGGCTGGCAATGATGGCGGCGAATGTTGCAATGATAATGCCTGGCAACAGGAACCAGGCAGGCATGATGCCGAAAAACGGGTTAATGCCGGAGGAAAGTACATCCGGATTATGTAATAACCATGCCCCTTGTCCAAGATAATTTAATATGAGAGCGGATTTGACGAAGATCCAGGAAATCCTTATATTATGAAGACCGCAATGTCCCAGGTCGGAATAAAGGGCTTCAGCACCGGTAGTACAAAGAAAGACTGCACCCAGCAGCAAAAACCCTCCCGGATAATTCATCAGCAATTTAATTCCATATACCGGGTTAAACGCTTTAAGAACGGCAGGATAATCAAAGATATGGCTTAATCCAAGTATTGCCAGCATCAGGAACCAGATCAGCATCATAGGCCCGAATGTTTTCCCTATAGAAGAAGTCCCGAATTGTTGTATAATAAACAGCAGGGCGATGATGACGAGGGCGATCGGAAGAACCTGGACTTGCGGACTGATCATTCGGAGACCTTCAACAGAGGAAACAACGGTAATGGAAGGAGTGATCACCCCATCAGCAAGCAGCGCGGCCGCTCCAATGATAGCCGGAACGAAAATCCAGCGCTTTTTTTTACGTATCTGGGCATAGAGGGCTAAGATTCCGCCTTCCCCGTGATTATCTGCTTTAAGAGTGATAAAAATATATTTCAGGGTGGTTTGCAGTGTAAGCGTCCAGATGATGCATGAAAGTGCCCCAAGGATGTATCCTTCATCGATGGTCGTCCTGGCACCGGCGACAATGGCTTTCATCACATAGAGGGGGGATGTGCCGATATCTCCGTAAACGATGCCAAATGTAATGATGAGACCGGAAAGGCTGAGTCCGGATATCTGTGCTGTTTTCTTTTTCACTGGTTTACACAGAAGAAAATTAGCGGCAAAGGTATGTAAAAAAAGAGGGAAATTACTGCGTCTTTACCTCCGTCTGCGGGATTATAAGCTGAAACCCCTTTCAGTATTTGTATAATATTGTTAATCAATATATTAAAAAATATTTTAAAAATATTTCATTTTGACCGGGTATATTTTCAAAAAAACCGGATAAACATATGGTTGGGTTTATGGGAGTTTTTTCCATGATTGGCTGCAGGGCGTTAAAAAACCTGGCGTGTTTGCCCTGCGGCCTTCTTTTTTTATTCCTTAATCTCCCCTAAGATCTTATTCACATCATCTTCAGTTGATATGAGTTTTGTTTTGCAAATCCTGATTAATTCTGCCGCCCTTTTGACTTTTTCAGAAAGCGTGTCGATGGTAATCTCTCCTCGTTCGATTTCCGATACAATTGTTTCCAGTTCGCTGATAGCTTCCGTATAACTGATCTTCTTCTCCATATTATTCCTTTTTTGATTTGATTTCACTGTTAATTTCACCCTTATACAGCCGGGTGGTAATGATTTCTCCGGGATTGACACTTGCCGTATCCGTCAGGGGTTTTCCACCATGATAAGTGATGCTGTAACCCCTTCTCAGAATATTTCGCGGATCGAGCAGGTGTACCTGTTGATCCAACTTATCTATGACAACCTGTTGGTGGGTCAGCAACTGATGTACCCGCATAGCAAACCATTCCGATCTGTTTTTCAGGTCAATCCCCTTTTCCCTGAGCAGTAATCCAGGTTTAAAACGCAGCCTTAATTTCCCCCACCCCCTCTTCTCCTCTTCCAGCAATTTCTCGCATAAAGTGATGATTTTCAGGCTACTCTTCTCCAACCTTGCTGAAAAGTTATGAAAGTGCTGGATCAGGAAGTAAGCCACATCGGTCGGGGTAATTTTATTCTGGCCCACGATCATTTCGACAACCGTTTCATTGGTGGAATGGCCTATGCCGGTCAGCACAGGCAGCCGACATAATGCCACTTCTTTCGCCAGGAGGTAGTTGTCGTAACAATTCAGCCCGACATCCCCGCCGCCGCCCCGGATAATGGCTACAACATCGAAATATTCTGCTACCCGGTCGATTCTGCGCAACTGGCTGATGATCGAATCCACAGCTTTATCTCCCTGCAATAATGCCGGGAAAAGGATGCAGGAGAATGAATAGCCCCAGGGATTATTTTCAAGAATATTGATGAAATCAGAAAAGCCTTTACTGGTATTGACCGATATGATGGCAATCAGCTTTGGAAGCAAAGGCATTGGAAGCTGATGGTTGCGTTCGAACAAACCTTCATTTTTCAACCTGATTATTGTTTCCATCTTTTCCCTGGCCATTTCACCAAGGGTGTACGACGGGTCGATATCGCTGATCTGCAGCGAAAGACCATATACGGGGTGATATTTAACCAATGCCCGGAAAAGGATCTGAATGCCTTCTTTCAGCGGCTCCTTGGTTACCTGTAGGAATTTCTGGTTGATCCGCTGGAAGTCATTGGCCCAGATATTTCCACGGATTTCAGCCTTGATCATGCCTTTTTCCTTTTCAACCAATGATGGATAACAATGGCCGCTTCCGGGATAATGGTTCAGTTTAGCCAGTTCAGCCTTGATCCAGAAAGAGTTCGGGAAGCTTTCATCGAAAACCCTTGCAATTCCTGCGGTTAGCTGGGAAAGGGTAAGCACTTCAGGCTGATATGGGATTCCAGGTTCCAATTTTCAATTTTCAATTTTCAAATTTATAACTAAAAACTGCCCGTTCGCCGATTTTCATCCCCCGTTCACCGATTTCCCCTTTCCTGTCCCTTTTCCCCGTTTTATTTTTGCTTCATCAATTCATGAACAAAATGTTAAACTTTAATAACAATACTGAAATGGAACAGAATGAAAACACTACCGTCAGACACGGTATGCAAAGAAAATCGCTTGTATTCGGCTTACTTGTCCTTGGACTTGGATTTGCCTGGCTTCTTCACAACTTTGGGATGATCGGCGAATCAACCTGGGATATCATTTTCTCCTGGCAGATGCTGCTGATAGCCATTGGTGTCATCAACGTGGTAAATGATTCCTCCCGCGGCATTGGCTGGATACTGATCGCTATCGGCGGGTTCTTCATGATTTCTGAAGCATATGATTTGCCAGCAAGCTTCAGGCATGTCTTCTGGCCTGCGTTGCTTATTGTCATCGGCCTGGTACTGATCTTCGGAACCTCAAAACTTTTCCGCCACCGTGATTTCACCATCTCAAAAGGTGAAGATTATATAGAAGAAGTAGCCATTTTCGGGGGGCGTGATCGATATGTCAATTCCCTGGCTTTCCGGGGTGGGAAAATGGTGTCTATCTTTGGGGGATCCAAAGTCGATCTGACCAAGGTTGAACTTGCCCCGGGTAATGTGGAAATCGAGATCGTATCTATCTTTGGTGGCTCAACACTGATTGTGCCATCCGACTGGAACGTTAAACTCGAAGTTTTCAATATCTTTGGAGGTTATGGAGATAAACGGGTAAGAGGACAGGTCGATTTCAACAAAACACTCGTTGTGAGAGGCGTGGCAATCTTTGGTGGTGGAGAGATCAAAAGCAATTGATCCTGAAATTATAAAGCAACATGGCCAGGACCATAAAAAATCATCTTGAAATCGTTTATATCATTTTGTGGGTGACGCTCAGCGTCATCCACTTTTCCCTTTTATATTATGGCTATGGCCTTGATCCCTGGGTGGCATTTGCCGACAGCCTGGTTTTTAATTTTCTGTTTGCCCTTATCGGCAGCGGCCTCTGGTTTATGGTCCGCTATTCCGATCTTCAGACTAAAACTATCGGTGAACTCGCCTTCTATCATCTCTCCGGCGCAGCCGTGACGATCTTTGCCTGGATGATGGCCGGTTACCTCATTCTCAACAACATCTTTACCGACGATCTTTTTTACCATGCTTTTCTGAAACAAACCCTTTCGCTCCGGATCATATCCGGCGTAATGTTCTATGCCCTGCTCGTGACCGGGTATTACCTCCTGATCAATTTCCGCGAACTCAAGGAAAAAAGCCAGCGGGAGGCGCAACTGACGAACCTGCTTAAGGAAGCCGAGCTAAATATGCTTCGCTCCCAGATCCGTCCGCATTTCCTCTTCAACAGTCTCAATTCTATCAGTTCCCTTACCATGACCAACCCTGACAAAGCCCAGGAAATGGTCATCAAGCTGTCGGAATTCATGCGGTATTCCCTGAATTTTCCGGATACCATGATCAGTACCCTTGAAAAAGAATTGCATCATGTGGAATTGTACCTGGATATTGAGAAAGTTCGCTTTGGCAACCGTCTTGCTTTTGAGAAGCTTATCCAGCCGGAGTCGATAGAGTGGAGCGTACCGGTGATGATCCTTCAGCCTTTGCTGGAGAATTCCGTCAAATATGGGGTTTATGAATCTTCCGGAACGACAAAGATCAGCCTGGAAGCCTGTTTGGATGATGAAGTGCTGGAAATTAAAATAGGGAACACTTTCGATCCTGAGGCGAAAGTCAAAAAAGGGACCGGCACCGGTCTGAAAAACATCAGGGAACGTCTTTTAAATCTATACGGAACAAGCAGTCTGATGAAAATCAATCAATCTGATGATTATTTTGAGGTCATTTTAAGAATTCCAAAATATGCACGATAAAATCCGGGTTTTAATAATTGATGATGAATCCCTCGCCAGGGAATTGGTCAGGAAATATCTTTCGGATAATCCTGATATCGAAATCCTCGGGGAATGTGAAAACGGCTTCGATGCCCTGAAAGCCATCCGGGAACTCAAGCCCGACCTGCTTTTCCTCGATATACAAATGCCCAGGATCGACGGCTTTGAATTGCTCGAAGTGCTCGATCCGCAGCCGGAAATCATCTTTACCACTGCTTTCGACCAATACGCCATCAGGGCATTTGAAATGAATGCGGTGGATTATCTCCTCAAACCCTTTTCGAAAACCCGCCTGGAACAAGCTGTGGAAAAAGCCCGCGGAAGGATTTTATCAACGCCGGATGCTTCTTCAGCCGGGCCATCTATCCAAAAATTGCAGCAGCAAATCGATAATGACAAAAAGATCATCGAGCGGGTTGTAACCAGGATGGGATCAAAAATCACAGTCATACCTGTCGATAAGATATGGTATATCGAAGCAGCGGATGATTATGTGATGATCTGGTCCGAATCGGGAAATCATCTGAAAGAAAAGACGATGAAGTATTTTGAGGAGCATTTGCCCGAGGGGCAATTTATCCGCACCCACCGGAGCCACATCATTAACATTTCCCAGGTTGTATCATTGGAGCTTTACAGTAAAGATTCCTATATCGCCATCATGAAATCAGGAGCTAAGCTCAAGGTTAGCGCGGAGGGGTACAGGCGGCTCAAAGAGAAGTTTTGAACTTTAAACTAAAAGGTTGTGTCATTCTTCCAGGTCATAAGTTTCGCCCTCGTCCTGCTCGTGCTCATCCTCCTGGTGCGCTATGTGTGGGGTATTTTCTTCGATAAAAATTACCAGCCTGTGGAATGGGAAAATCAACGGAAACAGGGGATTATTGGCAAAGAGCTGATCCGGCTGGAACGAAATTATCCGGATAAAGTGCGGTTTTTTAACTGGTGGTTCCAGGTTGAGCGGCTGAAGAGGGATGGAGTCCCGGGAGATTTTGCCGAGCTAGGTGTTTACAAAGGCGAAAGCGCGAAGATTTTACATCAGATGGATCCCTCCAGGAAATTCCATCTCTACGACACGTTTGCAGGGTTTAAAGAAGAAGATCTGAAACATGAAACCGGCGAAGCCGCCACTTATACCACGCGCAATTTTGCTGATACGAGCCTGGAAGCAGCACGAAGAAACATTGCAGGGAATGAAAATTTGGTGTTTCATCCGGGGCGGTTTCCTGAGTCGACAGGAACAAGTTCCCAGTTCCCAGTTCCCAGTTCCCAGGCTCTTATGGGAAACGGTCTTGCGAACTGCGAACTGCGAACTGCGAACTACGAACTGGCCTTCGCCCTCGTCAACCTTGATGTCGACTTATACAAACCCACCAAAGCCGGACTGGAATATTTTTATCCGCTTCTCTCACCCGGAGGGGTCATCATCATACATGATTATACCTATAAGTGGCCCGGCATCAAAAAGGCTGTCGATGAATTCGCATCCACTATCCCTGAAGTACTGGTTATGGTGCCAGACATGGAAGGGAGTGTGATGATCATAAAATCCCAAACAAAAGCTGTTACCATATAAACGCTCAAACCACCTGCCAGGCAAAAATGGATCTAAAACCGGTCATACAAATTCAGGGACTCTCCAAATTCTACGGAAAAATTACCGGTGT
The nucleotide sequence above comes from Bacteroidales bacterium. Encoded proteins:
- a CDS encoding T9SS type A sorting domain-containing protein — protein: MKIFYFNLSLTFILIIASFNLNAQSPFYFDPQACEATLNINDSAEVHTLLKNATEDTVEFSFPGYTSRDQGGPDNYGYTWIDSEEPGGPDWAWTDISETGYIIEGLGDDNVVGPFEFPFEFPFYGQSKNHFWISANGCISFNDQIIPYANGPIPTNNNYIDFIAWFWDDLTIDTAITRVYLKNFEEKTIVQFTKMVHYPGTESFITAQVVMMVNGTILIRYRQMSEDFETISATAGLQSWNPELGLQVLYNQEYLHSELAVRFDLHRNFIVSVNPASGYLPPNSQETIWITYSSVGFEHGSYEQELKCVSNLPEYTHILLHNVMHVTNPDQAGFKGYVTNAATGLPINEVKVIVGEHYVYTNDQGHYELPLEQGSYNVHFIREDYQTKIVEDTTAVAGYSILDVELEGYYYLVGRVYAGENPIETGFAYGYKMLEGTVVDIYAEMVGEEGWYEFSGLSSAHYIVKAEPSPNSIYYGDYLPTYYGDVLHWEEATVINLVQSTDDAHINLVLVTNAPEGPGSISGSIDNGKSANIPIILRTAEPGTAVMTYSSTDGSFLFSNLAYGTYEIFAEIPGKSIIPQPIVLDEVHPSAESIDMMILESEIIFLGIAESEVFENMPVIYPNPALDYLNISLKLKKPVSMNIELADPLGRVIIHQVKMINGNENISLNLDYLPKGIYFLKLEANQEVVVKRFIKN
- a CDS encoding efflux RND transporter permease subunit, whose protein sequence is MNISSVSINRPVLATVISVLLVLFGGIGYTFLGVREFPSVDPPVVTVSTNYIGANSDVIESQISEPLEESINGIAGIRSLTSVSSDGRSNITVEFELGVDMEAAANDVRDRVSRAIRNLPPDTDPPVVTKSDADASPILVLMLQSNVRNLMELSDIASNVFKERLQTIPGVSEIRIWGEKKYAIKLMIDPAKLASYQLTPVDIRDALNRENVELPSGRIEGYRTELVIRTEGRLTTPEEFNDMIISEFSGTLVRFRDVGKAVLVAENERSIMRGNGGLPIVGVAVTPQPGANQIAIADEFYKRLEQIKVDLPSDITLGLAIDTTTTIRKAITEVFDTLLIAFGLVVLVIFVFLRNWRTTLIPVIAIPISLISGFFIMYIAGFSINILTLLGIVLATGLVVDDAIVVLENIYHKVESGMNPIEAGHKGSKEIYFAIISTTITLAAVFLPVIFLQGLTGRLFREFGMVVAGTILVSALVSLTLTPMMSSRLLKRSQSHGRLFNRTEHWIDNLINKYNSSLTVFLRRRWLAVLIMIVSIGIILGIGILIPSELAPMEDKSRLSVMCTAPEGTSFEVMDDYMLNLIGIVDTIPEKLNFLALTAPGFGSSASTNTGVFRVVLTDPSKRERSQQDIADELSMITRRYNFARSFVTQEQTIGGGRGAGLPVQFVILAPNFEKLRTVIPLFMEKAQSSPSFQVIDLNLKFNKPEITVDIDRDRARALGVNVRDVAENLQLYFSGQRYGYFILNNKQYQVIGQADRLNRDEPLDLSSVYVRNNRNELIQLDNLVNLSERSNPPQLYRYNRYVSATVSAQPSKGVTLGQGIDEMRRIAGETLDESFSTALAGTSKEYEDSSSSLMFAFLLALVLIYLILAAQFESYIDPLIIMFTVPLALAGAVLSLWIFGQTINIFSQIGVIVLIGIVTKNGILIVEFANQRKTAGLSLHEAVIDAATRRLRPILMTSLATALGALPIAMALGASSQSRIPMGITIIGGLIFSLVLTLFVIPALYTYLSRNVKKPQYQEDAAEKS
- a CDS encoding efflux RND transporter periplasmic adaptor subunit yields the protein MRNVFRLPAILLLTALILTINSCQQKKPQAGLTNTALLPVEVNAVVAIPRELENKIFSTGNILANEEVEIRAEVPGRIISINFQEGSLVRKGDLLVKINDNELQAQLKKLQLDEKLATDDVYRKEKLLELKAVSQEELDISRSQLGVIQAEIELTRAQLEKTGIYAPFSGRIGLRYASPGGYISSSMLIARMQQTDPIKIEFSVPEKYIAGVTANMEILFTVAGSDSVFKGLIYAIEPRIDPSTRSFTVRARCPNPGGILTPGAFTKVNIILEKIPDALVLPSDAFIPDIRGEKVFVCRNGKAATVYVTTGIRTENEVQVVDGINPMDTVIISGLLQLRDQMSVKPRIAGIK